In Scophthalmus maximus strain ysfricsl-2021 chromosome 5, ASM2237912v1, whole genome shotgun sequence, a single window of DNA contains:
- the map6d1 gene encoding microtubule-associated protein 6 codes for MAWPCISRVCCLARFWNQFDKSDLSVPLTVQNYSDIGGQEVRSVAKQVSALERAPANQSSPADGPGTRGSFRARKEPSYKPRDDYQPPGVPFNSITQYKQDFKPWPIPRKENFPWMSNGGSRADSVSDGPVSSHHGRAPPGDREERGRGHRWGEQQVAEESNTSCYRQEYRPWTGAKPAKSARRYPPAQYSSPGTEATHVPRETSYQAAYSGDVHRPTGLHQGEHIVPSTASNVHPAAVPQQAAGSPSTCSLQQTVPPERTEFSGTTKAEEHLVRTKLPPNPSAVFQSGSRVFNI; via the exons ATGGCTTGGCCGTGCATCAGCAGAGTGTGCTGCCTGGCTCGCTTCTGGAACCAGTTCGACAAGTCGGACCTGTCCGTCCCGCTCACCGTCCAGAACTACTCGGACATCGGCGGGCAGGAGGTGCGCTCCGTCGCCAAACAGGTGTCCGCCTTGGAGCGCGCACCGGCGAACCAGTCCTCGCCCGCGGATGGCCCCGGGACCCGGGGCTCGTTTAGGGCGAGGAAGGAGCCCAGCTACAAGCCCCGGGACGACTACCAGCCGCCCGGCGTGCCCTTCAACAGCATCACGCAGTACAAGCAGGATTTCAAACCGTGGCCCATCCCCAGGAAGGAGAACTTCCCCTGGATGAGTAACGGCGGGAGCCGGGCGGACAGTGTGTCGGACGGTCCCGTGAGCAGTCACCACGGCCGGGCGCCGCCGGGGGACAGAGAGGAGCGGGGCAGGGGCCACAGGTGGGGGGAGCAGCAGGTGGCGGAGGAGAGTAACACCAGCTGCTACAG gcAAGAGTACAGGCCGTGGACAGGGGCGAAGCCGGCCAAGAGTGCAAGAAGATACCCTCCAGCTCAATACTCCAGCCCAGGCACAGAGGCCACCCACGTCCCGCGCGAGACCAGCTACCAGGCTGCCTACAGCGGGGACGTCCACAGGCCCACGGGGCTGCATCAGGGGGAGCACATCGTCCCATCTACTGCCTCCAACGTACACCCTGCTGCTGTCCCCCAGCAGGCTGCCGGCTCGCCCAGCACCTGCAGCCTCCAGCAGACCGTCCCACCTGAGAGGACCGAGTTCAGTGGAACGACCAAAGCAGAG GAACATCTGGTGAGGACCAAGCTCCCTCCAAACCCGTCTGCCGTCTTTCAAAGTGGATCGAGGGTCTTCAACATCTGA
- the yeats2 gene encoding YEATS domain-containing protein 2, protein MSGVKRKIEGNDPDYEDISLVQNSKRNKAVEHNAREAAVQKIETIIREQFSLEMKSKEHEIDVISQRLNAARRMMDKLRACIVANYYANAGMTKLPEHASKSDPAVLNHPAIRRYLESPSRSSSPLNQGSETPSLAHSESESLSQQGEGSERDVEGAWREDSSRQERRPGRNTGKDTFGVPSSVGAEQRVTYHTTGDEASRLYAKKTIVVGNVSKYIPPDKREENDQSTHKWMVYVRGSRREPSIDHFVKKVWFFLHPSYKPNDLVEVSEPHFHLTRRGWGEFPVRIQIHFKDPRNKRIDIIHQLKLDRTYTGLQTLGAETVVDVELHRNSLGDDYIPQSTSSKVTHRAASPMSASSLAQSYGRSSSPVSHDPSIDKGFIKTEMGKHAGGHSSGLAAGERTPTRPKAGDRITLGSHVNSAFQPITASCKIIPQGQPPSPAESPGKSFQPITMSCKIVSGSPISTPSHSPLPRTPTTSTPVHSKQNSSSVLNNPYIIVDKPGQVIGMASSSSASTGSPSAKQSVAQGPRSPAPKVHTGTFLSSGMKVIIKQEPGEVSTQQQQQPQPQQMVSTVTSQQQPAATAAHQFVAVKGGHMISVSAQKQAGGATGATSSKMLGIPVSSTLQSAVKQVAISSGQILVAKGNPSVSKVMGGKQVLAQGVAKAIVSGASANTGQQAAAKAAGGSGGKSGVMATLQLPANNLANLANLPPGTKLYLTTNSKNPSGKGKLLLIPQGAILRASSASQQSQSSSSAGAGASQTSSSSSSSSSLPSNLSYTSYILKQTPQGTFLVGQPAQGSGKQGASGSTGHTAPSPATISQQAIRVTAGQKAAILAQVVGSSQGAQVKLSDGSVKTVSAAATGHLSKPGTTTLRMTGGVITAASSTPSSVSAGAAGSLQQAAEGGKSASQHHSLLVAANQAAVISAAKNASAAAAAAATAGGSLSKTAVATLVKGAGNSATMTKGAAGSTGAVVTVAKGAASMPVIGMSKGAGVGTVVAVPKSSSTSLVTAASLVSGMAAGGGKTGATLSGMLKIHSGGSSSQQTVLTLPANQLKQLGVGPGSGGLQTILMPVGKVLSKGTVSTNPSSSSSSSTPTGASGAGASPSPAIQASPSLALPLAQVKTEPVAGTAVTAGPSPPVTAPVPTSVHGASVATTTVKQEQGADNSAHDLINTEHIETMMQLLTAVVKKFPLIVPDKTEDSHPFCASSMEQYYSWNIGKRRASELQRAVAVKRLVQDVLDRSPRLQALTPPKTREVVQWCRQRGYTPPDPEPQRKNDDESIEDILTQIDNEPECPSTLSSCDELVLRLEQMQALLKTEPEEADDEIVDIVTAIPPCQKLKVKEEEQEADVEPKFFLGPCLSAQFVSDAAQQIGVTFQPVEVEKNVFAPVVEEMILKATEQFASDILREALAGAFAKSPQNRAPREITAMNIHQAVSSIPTSDFLTNTHMGYLAKDN, encoded by the exons ATGTCAggagtaaaaaggaaaatagaagGCAACGATCCTGATTATGAAGACATTTCCCTGGTCCAGAATAGTAAGAGAAACAAAGCGGTCGAACATAATG CCCGAGAAGCAGCAGTGCAGAAGATTGAGACCATCATCAGAGAGCAGTTCTCTTTGGAGATGAAGAGCAAAGAGCACGAGATAGATGTGATAAGTCAG CGACTCAATGCAGCCAGGAGGATGATGGACAAGCTTAGGGCATGCATAGTTGCAAATTACTATGCCAATGCTGGGATGACAAAGCTCCCAGAG CATGCCTCCAAGAGTGACCCCGCAGTGCTGAACCATCCAGCCATCCGGCGGTACCTGGAGTCGCCTTCccgctcctcttcccctctcaaCCAGGGCTCTGAGACTCCTTCTCTGGCCCACTCGGAGTCCGAGTCCCTCTCTCAACAAGGAGAAGGATCTGAGAGGGATGTAGAGGGAGCATGGAGAGAGGATAGCAGCAGGCAGGAGCGCAGGCCTGGACGTAATACAGGCAAA GACACTTTTGGTGTGCCATCATCTGtaggagcagagcagagggttACCTACCACACTACAGGAGACGAAGCCTCTAGACTGTACGCAAAGAAGACAATCGTAGTCGGGAATGTGTCCAA GTACATTCCCCCTGACAAGCGGGAAGAGAATGACCAGTCTACCCACAAGTGGATGGTGTATGTCAGAGGCTCCAGGAGGGAACCCAGCATAGACCACTTTGTAAAGAAAGTCTGGTTCTTCTTGCATCCCAGCTACAAACCCAATGACTTAGTGGAAGTCAG TGAGCCTCACTTTCATTTAACACGTCGCGGTTGGGGTGAGTTTCCTGTGAGGATCCAGATCCACTTCAAAGACCCTCGCAACAAACGCATCGACATCATCCATCAACTAAAG TTGGACAGAACATACACCGGGCTGCAGACACTAGGGGCAGAAACT GTGGTGGATGTGGAGCTCCATAGGAACTCTCTCGGGGACGACTACATCCCCCAGTCCACTTCCTCCAAGGTGACTCACAGAGCTGCCAGCCCCATGTCGGCCTCCTCACTGGCCCAAAGTTATGGACGCTCCAGTTCGCCCGTGTCACATGATCCCAGCATAGACAAAG GTTTCATCAAAACAGAGATGGGGAAACATGCGGGAGGTCATAGCTCAGGCCTTGCCGCCGGTGAGCGCACCCCAACCCGACCCAAAGCCGGTGACAGGATCACCCTGGGTTCCCATGTCAATTCCGCCTTCCAGCCTATCACAGCAAGCTGTAAGATCATCCCACAAGGACAGCCACCTAGTCCTGCTGAGTCTCCTGGGAAATCATTCCAGCCAATCACCATGAGCTGCAAAATAGTTTCAG GATCTCCAATCTCCACCCCAAGCCACTCCCCACTGCCTCGCAcacccaccacctccacccctgtCCACAGCAAGCAGAACTCTTCTTCGGTGCTCAACAACCCTTATATCATTGTTGACAAGCCAGGCCAGGTGATCGGCATGGCTTCCTCGTCCTCCGCCTCCACAG GAAGCCCCTCAGCCAAACAATCTGTGGCTCAAGGCCCTCGCTCTCCAGCCCCTAAAGTTCACACCGgcaccttcctctcctcaggGATGAAG GTTATTATCAAGCAAGAACCAGGGGAAGtttcaacacagcagcagcagcagccgcagccacaGCAAATGGTTTCCACAGTTACCAGCCAGCAGCAACCTGCCGCTACAGCAGCACACCAGTTTGTCGCAGTGAAGGGAGGTCACATGATCTCTGTGTCAGCCCAGAAACAGGCAGGAGGGGCAACAGGGGCCACATCTAGCAAG ATGTTAGGTATTCCTGTTAGCTCCACTCTTCAGTCCGCAGTCAAACAGGTGGCTATCAGCAGTGGACAGATTCTGGTCGCCAAGGGCAACCCCTCTGTCTCCAAGGTGATGGGCGGGAAGCAAGTTTTGGCTCAGGGAGTCGCTAAAGCCATCGTGAGTGGAGCCAGTGCCAACACTGGTCAGCAGGCTGCCGCCAAGGCGGCTGGTGGTTCGGGTGGCAAAAGTGGAG TGATGGCTACTCTTCAGCTACCTGCCAACAACCTGGCCAATCTGGCCAATTTGCCTCCAGGCACCAAACTCTACTTGACTACTAACAGTAAGAACCCATCAGGGAAAGGAAAGCTGCTTCTCATCCCACAGGGAGCGATCCTCCGAGCCTCCAGTGCAA GTCAGCAGTCCCAGAGCAGCTCGTCAGCAGGCGCTGGGGCCTCTcagacttcctcctcctcttcctcctccagcagtcTGCCTTCCAACCTCTCCTACACGTCCTACATCCTAAAACAGACCCCACAG GGTACATTTCTGGTTGGTCAGCCGGCGCAGGGTTCAGGGAAGCAGGGAGCTTCCGGTTCGACTGGTCACACAGCACCATCTCCAGCAACTATTTCCCAGCAGGCCATCCGGGTAACTGCTGGACAGAAGGCAGCCATTCTGGCTCAG GTGGTAGGCAGCTCCCAGGGGGCTCAGGTGAAGTTGTCAGATGGCTCCGTTAAGACGGTATCAGCAGCGGCCACGGGTCATTTGTCCAAGCCGGGGACAACCACATTGAGGATGACAGGCGGAGTCATCACTGCTGCTAGCTCCACCCCCAGCTCTGTCAGTGCCGGAGCAGCTGGCAGCCTCCAACAG GCTGCTGAAGGGGGGAAGTCTGCCTCTCAGCACCACTCACTCCTGGTGGCAGCAAACCAAGCAGCTGTAATCAGTGCAGCCAAGAACGCCAGTGCCGCTGCTGCGGCCGCTGCCACTGCTGGGGGCAGCCTGTCAAAGACAGCTGTGGCCACCCTGGTCAAAGGTGCTGGCAACTCTGCCACGATGACAAAGGGTGCTGCAGGTTCAACTGGAGCTGTGGTGACCGTTGCCAAAGGCGCTGCCAGCATGCCCGTCATCGGCATGTCCAAGGGTGCAGGAGTGGGGACTGTGGTGGCCGTGCCCAAAAGCAGCAGCACGTCATTGGTCACTGCAGCGTCGTTAGTCAGCGGGATGGCAGCCGGTGGAGGGAAGACTGGTGCAACTCTCTCAG GTATGCTGAAGATTCATTCAGGAGGTTCCAGCTCTCAGCAGACAGTGTTAACCCTCCCTGCCAACCAGCTCAAACAGCTGGGGGTTGGCCCTGGGTCTGGGGGGCTGCAGACCATACTCATGCCTGTTGGAAAAG TTTTGTCTAAAGGCACCGTCTCCACcaatccctcctcctcctcttcctcttccaccccCACTGGAGCATCTGGAGCTGGAGCTTCCCCAAGTCCTGCCATCCAGGCTTCCCCCTCCCTTGCTCTGCCCCTGGCACAAG TGAAGACGGAACCAGTTGCTGGCACAGCTGTCACAGCTGGTCCATCGCCCCCGGTTACTGCCCCTGTGCCCACTTCTGTCCATGGTGCCTCTGTAGCTACGACGACCGTCAAGCAGGAACAAGGGGCGGATAACTCTGCGCATGACCTCATCAA CACTGAGCACATCGAGACCATGATGCAGCTGCTGACAGCTGTGGTGAAGAAGTTCCCTCTGATTGTGCCAGATAAGA cTGAAGACTCCCATCCATTTTGTGCCTCTTCAATGGAACAGTATTATTCCTGGAATATTGGCAAGCGCAGGGCATCCGAG CTCCAGCGTGCGGTGGCAGTGAAGCGGCTTGTCCAGGACGTGTTGGACCGCTCGCCCCGCCTGCAGGCCCTCACTCCCCCCAAGACCAGAGAGGTGGTGCAGTGGTGTCGGCAGAGGGGCTACACTCCACCCGACCCCGAGCCCCAACGCAAGAACGATGACGAGTCCATCGAGGACATCCTCACGCAGATAGATAATGAGCCTG AGTGCCCGTCAACCTTAAGTAGCTGCGACGAGCTGGTGTTGCGGTTGGAGCAGATGCAAGCTCTTCTCAAGACTGAACCAGAGGAGGCAGATGACGAAATAGTCGACATCGTCACCGCGATTCCACCCTGCCAGAAACTAAAGGtcaaagaagaggagcaggaagctGACGTGGAGCCCAAGTTCTTCCTGGGCCCCTGCTTGTCTGCCCAGTTTGTCAGTGATGCAGCTCAGCAG atcGGGGTAACCTTCCAGCCAGTCGAGGTGGAGAAGAATGTGTTCGCTCCAGTAGTCGAAGAAATGATTCTGAAG gCGACAGAGCAGTTTGCCAGTGACATCCTGAGAGAAGCTCTGGCTGGGGCCTTCGCCAAATCCCCTCAGAACAG GGCTCCTAGAGAGATCACAGCCATGAACATCCACCAGGCAGTCAGTAGCATCCCCACCAGTGACTtcctcaccaacacacacatgggTTACCTAGCGAAGGACAACTGA